GGGTGTCGATACGCGAGCTCGCGCCAGCTTTCACGCTCGAGGACGCCCGCACACTGGGCCTCACCAAGGACCAGGTGTACTCCTTGCTCGAGCGGGACGAGATCGAGCGCGTGGGGCGGGGAGTCTATGTTCGCCCCGAGGCACTTCAGCCGGCGTTCACTATGCTTGCTGCGGCAACCGCGCTCCGCGAAGACGCGACGCTATGCCTGACGAGTGCTCTTGTGCACCACGAGCTGAGCGACGCGATCCCGTTCACATCCGACATCGCACTGCCCCGCGGAACACACCACCCTGTCGGCCTCTCACATGTGAGCTGGCACAGCTTCGCCCCGGCCACCTTCCCGATCGGGCGTGAACATACCGACGCGGGAGGAGGGGCCAGAGTCGCGATCTACTCGGCAGAGCGAACCATCGTCGATACCTTCCGGCTCATGCACCAGGAAGGCAGCGACGTTGCGTATGAGGCACTCCGACGTTGGCTGCGGCGGAGGGGGAGTACACCAGCAGGCCTCCTGAAGGTCGCGGGCTCGTTCCCCAAAGCGCTCCCTCGGATCCGCCAAGCA
The DNA window shown above is from Tessaracoccus defluvii and carries:
- a CDS encoding type IV toxin-antitoxin system AbiEi family antitoxin domain-containing protein produces the protein MSIRELAPAFTLEDARTLGLTKDQVYSLLERDEIERVGRGVYVRPEALQPAFTMLAAATALREDATLCLTSALVHHELSDAIPFTSDIALPRGTHHPVGLSHVSWHSFAPATFPIGREHTDAGGGARVAIYSAERTIVDTFRLMHQEGSDVAYEALRRWLRRRGSTPAGLLKVAGSFPKALPRIRQAVEVLL